A genomic segment from Pseudoduganella chitinolytica encodes:
- a CDS encoding DUF4149 domain-containing protein: protein MLAKVRLLVAVIWAGSLWTVGYLVAPTLFATLSDRVLAGTIAGSMFHMEALLSLGCAVALLVLLKVGTDGWTAQRRRTVLALIAAMALCTVVSHFGLQPMMAELKAAAGPDGVMASAGKERFGMLHGISSILYLVQSVLAGWLVLKQ, encoded by the coding sequence ATGCTGGCGAAAGTGCGGCTGCTGGTCGCGGTGATCTGGGCCGGCAGCCTGTGGACGGTCGGCTACCTGGTCGCGCCGACCTTGTTCGCCACGTTGTCCGACCGCGTGCTGGCCGGCACGATCGCCGGCAGCATGTTCCATATGGAGGCGCTGCTGTCGCTGGGCTGCGCGGTGGCGTTGCTGGTGCTGCTGAAAGTGGGGACGGATGGCTGGACGGCGCAGCGCCGTCGCACGGTGCTGGCGTTGATCGCCGCGATGGCGCTGTGCACGGTCGTCAGCCATTTCGGCCTGCAGCCGATGATGGCGGAACTGAAGGCGGCGGCCGGTCCCGACGGCGTGATGGCTTCCGCCGGCAAGGAGCGCTTCGGCATGCTGCACGGCATTTCCAGCATACTCTACCTGGTGCAGAGCGTGCTGGCGGGCTGGCTGGTCCTGAAGCAGTGA
- the folP gene encoding dihydropteroate synthase → MPHFPFGRFNLPRERTLVMGILNVTPDSFSDGGQFAALDFAISHAEQMIRDGVDIIDVGGESTRPGAPAVPLEEELRRVLPVLFALRDCGRAISVDTYKPELMREAVLAGVDMINDVNAFRAPGAIEAVRDSDCALCLMHMLDKPATMQDKPAYADVVREVTAFLRERIDVLTSAGIDRRRLWIDPGFGFGKTVEHNYALLKAGRQMVAELGVPLLAGLSRKSMIGAVTGKPVEQRLAGSLGGALAAVAHGAGIVRVHDVAETVDALKVWYAAQ, encoded by the coding sequence ATGCCGCATTTCCCGTTTGGCCGTTTCAATTTGCCGCGCGAGCGCACGCTCGTCATGGGCATTCTCAACGTCACCCCTGACTCCTTTTCGGACGGCGGGCAGTTCGCCGCGCTCGACTTCGCGATTTCCCATGCGGAGCAGATGATCCGCGACGGCGTCGACATCATCGACGTGGGCGGCGAGTCGACCCGTCCGGGCGCACCGGCCGTGCCGCTGGAAGAAGAGCTGCGCCGGGTACTGCCCGTGCTGTTCGCGCTGCGCGATTGCGGCAGGGCGATCTCCGTCGACACGTACAAGCCCGAGCTGATGCGCGAGGCGGTGCTGGCAGGCGTGGACATGATCAACGACGTCAATGCGTTCCGCGCGCCAGGCGCCATCGAGGCCGTGCGCGACAGCGACTGTGCACTGTGCCTCATGCATATGCTTGACAAACCTGCAACAATGCAGGATAAACCTGCTTACGCCGACGTGGTGCGGGAGGTGACGGCATTCCTGCGCGAGCGCATCGACGTGCTGACATCCGCCGGCATTGACCGGCGTCGCCTGTGGATCGATCCGGGCTTTGGCTTTGGCAAGACGGTCGAGCATAATTATGCTTTGCTGAAGGCAGGCCGCCAGATGGTGGCCGAGCTTGGCGTGCCATTGCTGGCGGGCCTGTCGCGCAAGTCCATGATCGGTGCCGTGACCGGCAAGCCGGTCGAACAGCGCCTGGCGGGCAGCCTCGGCGGCGCACTGGCCGCGGTGGCGCACGGCGCCGGCATTGTGCGGGTGCACGACGTGGCCGAAACGGTCGATGCCCTGAAAGTGTGGTACGCGGCCCAATGA
- the greA gene encoding transcription elongation factor GreA: MNSVPLTKYGAELLKEELHQLKTKERRIVIDAIAEARSHGDLSENAEYDAAKERQAFVEGRIAELEGKLSSAQIIDPATLDADGRVVFGATVDLEDLESGQKVSYQIVGTDEADIKLNKVSVTSPIARALIGKSGGDVVEVQAPSGPREYEILEVRYV; encoded by the coding sequence ATGAATTCTGTTCCACTGACCAAGTACGGCGCCGAGCTGCTGAAGGAAGAGCTGCACCAGCTGAAGACTAAGGAACGCCGCATCGTCATCGATGCGATCGCCGAAGCGCGGTCGCACGGCGACCTGTCGGAAAACGCGGAATACGACGCGGCCAAGGAGCGCCAGGCGTTCGTCGAAGGCCGTATCGCGGAACTGGAAGGCAAGCTGTCGTCCGCGCAGATCATCGACCCGGCCACCCTGGACGCGGACGGCCGCGTGGTGTTCGGCGCCACCGTCGACCTGGAAGACCTGGAGTCGGGCCAGAAGGTCAGCTACCAGATCGTCGGCACCGACGAAGCCGACATTAAGCTGAACAAGGTCTCCGTCACGTCGCCGATCGCCCGAGCGCTGATCGGCAAGTCGGGCGGCGACGTCGTCGAAGTGCAGGCGCCGTCCGGCCCGCGCGAGTACGAAATCCTCGAAGTACGCTACGTCTGA
- the yhbY gene encoding ribosome assembly RNA-binding protein YhbY — translation MLTLTPVERSALRAEAHALKPIVLIGEAGLTEAVMKEIDLGLDSHGLIKVRVFGDDREARIEMYERICAELEAAPVQHIGKLLVLYRPKKEVEKARAVKAGKGMRMVTIVKPSASGTKKPTVSKVMLKGNERVTEGGTIKRAKKRQTSTKKTILG, via the coding sequence ATGTTGACACTGACACCCGTTGAGCGCAGCGCCCTGCGCGCCGAAGCCCACGCGCTCAAGCCTATCGTCCTCATTGGGGAAGCCGGCCTGACGGAAGCCGTAATGAAGGAAATCGACCTGGGCCTCGATTCGCATGGCCTGATCAAGGTGCGCGTCTTCGGCGACGACCGCGAAGCCCGCATCGAAATGTACGAACGCATCTGCGCCGAGCTGGAAGCCGCTCCCGTGCAGCACATCGGCAAGCTGCTCGTCCTGTACCGTCCGAAGAAGGAAGTGGAAAAAGCGCGTGCCGTCAAGGCCGGCAAGGGCATGCGCATGGTCACCATCGTCAAGCCCAGCGCGTCCGGCACCAAGAAGCCGACCGTCAGCAAGGTCATGCTGAAAGGCAACGAGCGCGTTACCGAAGGCGGCACCATCAAGCGCGCCAAGAAGCGCCAGACCAGCACCAAGAAAACCATCCTGGGCTGA
- a CDS encoding RlmE family RNA methyltransferase has protein sequence MAKNKLNKNWLHDHINDPYVKAAQKDGYRARAAYKLKEIDEDEKLIKPGQVIVDLGCTPGSWGQYARRKLAGKEGGGINGTIIGLDILPMEPIADMHFLQGDFREQEVLERLAGVLQGRKADLVLSDMAPNLSGIATADAARMEDLIDLAIEFSQMHLKPGGALLVKCFKDMGFSQIVEKFRHEFKTVAQKKPKASRDKSSEIFLLGRGLKHPAEKSQVLPERPL, from the coding sequence ATGGCAAAGAACAAATTAAACAAAAACTGGTTGCACGACCATATTAACGATCCGTACGTGAAGGCCGCCCAGAAGGATGGCTACCGCGCCCGTGCCGCCTACAAGCTCAAGGAGATCGACGAGGATGAAAAGCTGATCAAGCCGGGCCAGGTCATCGTCGACCTCGGCTGCACGCCGGGCAGCTGGGGCCAGTACGCCCGGCGCAAGCTTGCGGGCAAGGAGGGTGGCGGCATCAACGGCACCATCATCGGCCTGGACATCCTGCCGATGGAACCGATCGCGGACATGCACTTCCTGCAGGGCGACTTCCGCGAGCAGGAAGTGCTGGAGCGGCTGGCTGGAGTGTTGCAGGGACGCAAAGCGGACCTGGTGCTGTCAGACATGGCGCCCAACCTGTCGGGCATCGCCACGGCGGATGCGGCGCGCATGGAAGACCTGATCGACCTGGCCATTGAGTTTTCGCAAATGCACCTGAAACCGGGTGGCGCATTGTTGGTGAAGTGTTTCAAGGACATGGGTTTCTCCCAGATCGTCGAGAAGTTCCGGCATGAATTCAAGACCGTCGCGCAGAAGAAGCCGAAGGCGAGCCGCGATAAATCGTCCGAAATCTTCCTGCTGGGGCGGGGCTTGAAACATCCCGCAGAAAAAAGCCAGGTTTTGCCCGAACGGCCCTTGTAA
- the ftsH gene encoding ATP-dependent zinc metalloprotease FtsH: MNNMFSKSAIWVVVALLLFMLFKQFDSHSISGGSKTIAYSDLLDEIKAKRIKDLVIEGNSITATKTDDTRVRTTSTYLDRGLIGDLRENGVRFDVRPPEEPSFLQQVFVSWFPMLLLIGVWIFFMRQMQGGGKGGAFSFGKSKARMLDETNNTVTFADVAGCDESKEEVSEIVDFLKDPTKFQKLGGRIPRGVLMVGPPGTGKTLLARAIAGEAKVPFFSISGSDFVEMFVGVGASRVRDMFENAKKHSPCIIFIDEIDAVGRHRGAGMGGGNDEREQTLNQLLVEMDGFDVSSGVIVIAATNRADVLDKALLRPGRFDRQVSVGLPDIRGREQILNVHMRKVPIGTDVKADILARGTPGFSGADLANLVNEAALFAARRSKRLVDMQDFEDAKDKIFMGPERKSMVIREEERRNTAYHESGHAVVAKLLPKADPVHKVTIMPRGWALGLTWQLPEHDKISGYKDKMLEEISILFGGRIAEEIFVGQMSTGASNDFSRATKLARSMVTRFGMSDSLGVMVYEDEQNEGFLGGSNKTISEATQQKVDAEIRKILDTQYALARKLLEENRDKVEMMTKALLDWETIDADQINDIMAGHEPRPPKAGVTLRKKPSDDGPTASPNVTAPA, from the coding sequence GTGAATAACATGTTTTCCAAATCCGCCATCTGGGTTGTTGTCGCCCTGCTGTTATTTATGCTGTTCAAGCAATTTGACAGCCACAGCATCTCCGGCGGCAGCAAGACCATCGCGTACTCCGACCTGCTCGACGAGATCAAGGCGAAGCGCATCAAGGATCTGGTCATTGAAGGCAACAGCATTACGGCGACGAAGACCGACGATACGCGCGTGCGTACGACGTCGACCTACCTCGACCGCGGCCTGATCGGCGACCTGCGCGAGAACGGCGTGCGCTTCGACGTGCGTCCGCCGGAAGAACCGTCGTTCCTGCAGCAGGTCTTCGTGTCCTGGTTCCCGATGCTGCTCTTGATCGGTGTGTGGATCTTCTTCATGCGCCAGATGCAGGGCGGCGGCAAGGGCGGGGCATTCTCGTTCGGCAAGTCGAAGGCTCGCATGCTGGACGAAACGAACAATACCGTCACGTTTGCCGACGTGGCCGGCTGCGACGAATCAAAGGAAGAAGTCTCCGAAATCGTGGACTTCTTGAAAGACCCGACCAAGTTCCAGAAATTGGGCGGCCGCATTCCCCGCGGCGTGCTGATGGTCGGTCCTCCGGGTACCGGTAAGACCCTGCTGGCCCGTGCCATTGCCGGCGAAGCGAAAGTGCCGTTCTTCTCCATTTCCGGCTCCGACTTCGTCGAGATGTTCGTCGGTGTAGGCGCGTCCCGCGTGCGCGACATGTTCGAGAACGCGAAAAAGCATTCGCCGTGCATCATCTTCATCGACGAGATCGACGCCGTCGGCCGCCACCGTGGCGCCGGCATGGGCGGCGGCAACGACGAGCGCGAACAGACGCTGAACCAGCTGCTGGTCGAGATGGACGGGTTCGATGTATCGTCCGGCGTCATCGTCATCGCGGCAACCAACCGTGCGGACGTGCTGGACAAGGCGCTGCTGCGTCCGGGCCGTTTCGACCGCCAGGTCTCCGTGGGCCTGCCGGACATCCGCGGCCGCGAGCAGATCCTGAACGTGCACATGCGTAAAGTACCGATCGGCACCGACGTCAAGGCCGACATCCTGGCCCGCGGCACGCCAGGCTTCTCCGGCGCCGACCTGGCCAACCTGGTCAACGAAGCCGCGCTGTTCGCGGCGCGCCGCAGCAAGCGCCTGGTGGACATGCAGGACTTCGAGGATGCCAAGGACAAGATCTTCATGGGTCCTGAGCGCAAGTCGATGGTGATCCGCGAGGAAGAACGCCGCAACACGGCTTACCACGAGTCGGGCCACGCTGTCGTTGCCAAGCTGCTGCCGAAGGCCGATCCGGTGCACAAGGTCACGATCATGCCGCGCGGCTGGGCCCTGGGCCTGACGTGGCAGTTGCCGGAGCACGACAAGATTTCCGGCTACAAGGACAAGATGCTGGAAGAGATCTCGATCCTGTTCGGCGGCCGCATCGCCGAGGAAATCTTCGTGGGCCAGATGTCCACCGGCGCCTCGAACGACTTCTCCCGTGCCACCAAGCTGGCCCGCTCGATGGTGACGCGCTTCGGCATGTCCGACTCGCTGGGCGTGATGGTGTACGAGGACGAGCAGAACGAAGGCTTCCTGGGCGGTTCCAACAAGACCATCTCGGAAGCGACGCAGCAGAAGGTCGACGCGGAAATCCGCAAAATCCTCGACACGCAGTACGCCCTGGCGCGCAAGCTGCTGGAAGAGAACCGCGACAAGGTCGAGATGATGACGAAGGCCCTGCTGGACTGGGAAACGATCGATGCCGACCAGATCAACGACATCATGGCCGGCCATGAGCCCCGTCCGCCGAAAGCGGGCGTGACCCTGCGCAAGAAGCCAAGCGACGACGGCCCGACCGCGTCGCCGAACGTCACCGCTCCGGCCTAA